GTTCCCTGAAGTCCATTGAGACACAGCAGGACTCACGTCAAAACTCTCCCAGCGGCTCAAAGAGTCCTGAACTAGCCGGGTGTCCAGTAGACGGACCAGAGGGTCTGTGCTGTTGGAGCCTACTGGAACTCCAAAAATCTCATAAATGTTGATGCGATGGAGGCCTCCAGCGAGAGCACCGCCAGCAGAGCTGCCGTTCTTAGGGGGCGCAGCTCCAATGACCTGGTCCCTGTAAATGCGGAGCTCTGCTGAGCTTATGAGCTCCTCTTTAGGGATAGATGTGAGGTTGAAGTAGAATTGCTGGGTTGTTTTGCCTTTCAGGCTGGCCAGCGCCTCCATCGATTCTACAGAGAACAACACAGACAGCCATAGTGTAAGATTATGCAAGCAAAAGATGAATCAACAAATTTGCAATTATGATTAAAGAAGGATCGGCACGAAAACGGTTGCTTTGCTCACATTCCAAATAAACTGACTAACATCTCATATTTTTATCAGTACACTCAGCCAAGTTGCCAAATGATTGTACGGAGTGGGTGTGGGCCACTGTCAAACAGGTAAAACACATGGTTTATCAGGTATGGCTCAGTGTAATTACAGGCAAATGAACATTATGATGTAAAACAATCGTTAGTGTGAGGCTCCTGAAATCATCCAGTTAAATGTCACAGGATTAAAGCAGTGCTCTTCCATCTTCTGATAACATCAGAGAGATGAGTTAGCCGGCCTTCATATGGCTCATTTGCAAAGACAATTGCCAGCAGTTCAAAACTTCCTTCTGCGCAAACAATGAACCTTAACAAAGAAGATTATTGAATGTCGACATAATTAGAAATCATTATAAAAGTGATTAATGAAATGTCAGATGAGacaatttatttacacaaactGCCAGTATCTTTAAAACTGTTGTCATATGACGTTTAATGGATCCTAAAAGCAACAAAGACATGACGGCCGACTGTTGCTCTGGGGAGGAACTTTGAAACAAATTGTTCATAAACGTGCAAATTCTTTGTTCTATCATTTATATATCTACTCTAACTACCCTGAGGCATTTGAAAGTACCACTTATACTTAAGTTCGCTGGTATTCCCCTCCATGGGATACGGTAAATGACAGAAGTGTTAGTAAAAGCTGCAATTTTCTTTCAGGCCGCCCTGCTTTGAACTCTTACTTTATAAAGATCATAGAAAATGTATAGGCCATCATTTTAATCTGTTTGGTGTGGCAAAGTAAACACAAACCTTAAAACTATTAGCTTTTCAAAGGAGGCGTTTAGGAAATTCCACCATCTCATCCTAAACCTCCCTCCAGAGGCACAAAGACCCCAATTAAACTCATCACTTCTCATTTGATGTGGGAAAGCCCCCCTGTGTCTCGCTCCCTTTCCTCGGTTCCCGATCCTGCTCTTCCTTTCCTTCATCAGCACCCCAAATCCCattttctctctgttctctTAGCCCCAAAATCCTCTTTCCTTGCCTTTGCTTCTCTTGTTTTGTTCTGCAACAGTATTTTCAATCTCCCTGAGACTGCTTTGTGAACATGCTCAGGCTTGTCGAAATCGTGTGAACAGCAGATATGAGTCCGCATtcctaatttctttttgtgctgCATGCCAAAATAAGAAATGATGGTTAATGTCAGGTCATTCATTTAGCACCTGTCACTGGCCACCGCTTCCCTTGCGATAGTGGAAAGGTTCTGTTTGGCatggaatatgttttttttttttttttgaaaagcaatAGCAGTGAAGCTGATTATCTAAGAGAAATTAATATCAAATGACAGATGCGATGAATGGCTGAGCTTGTTTCCTTTGATGTGTTGTGTTAACATCTGTACATACACACTTATTAAATGGCGCAGCAAGCACCGCAATGTCATCGGCGTGATATAAGAAGACTAGCAACCGTGCAGCTCTGAAAGCACAGGCGGAAAAGAGCCAGGGGGAGCATGTGTAAATACAGTCTAAACAGATTTGTAATGGCCAGCGGTGTCAAGGTGTGTTGGCTGAGAGCAGATGTTTCCAGAAGTCGGCTGGGAGCAGTCACTCAGCCCTGCAGCTCAGGCCAGGATTGTTTGTAGTGTGTCAGTTTAGCCACTTGGTGTCATTGCACTAGGGCTTTGGAGAGCACCCAAGCAACCACTCAACCACCCCTCTGACTCACCCCTGATGGAAACTTCTCCAGTCAAACACAGGACTCTGTATGAGGACTCTGTGTAGGGCCCCAGTGGACTTAGTAACTTGTATGCTGTAAAAACAGCTACTTGGATCATAGGAAGTGGAATGGTGGGTACAAAGTCGCCGTAGGCTTTAGTTGACATTAAATCTATTAAAATATACCAGACAACATATGATAATACGCAAACGAATCTACATTTAATTTCCATCTagatataatttaaaatgaccaacttcaaagttgtttaaaaagACTTTAATTTGTTTGCCACTGTTCCTTTTCCCATCATTTTTGTCTAAGCAGTCTCTTTAATATGAAGCTCAACTGAAAAAAAGTCACTCCAACAATCACCACGTGTCCTCTAGACCGAGAGCGGTTATGGTGATACACGAACGTGCGTAATTGCGCACATCATGGAGAGAGAGCGCAAGCTTAtttggaaagaaaaaggaagcaACCCCTCCTTCCTACCGTTACAAACAAATAATTTCAGCCTTGTTAAAAATGACTCAGGCTGACAGGATGATTTTGTCCCAGTTCGTGCTGCTATAATGCCggggttttctttgtttttgtttttttttaagtcacagGGTGATGTCTATCACCTGCGTAAAAGGCACACCGCCCTTTATCCCGCTCCTGTGGTGCGTGTctggaaaaactgttttcacaGCCCACGCAAACACCATCAAttattaagaaacaaattaCCCCAGGGATACCGCTGCCCCTTGATGTTTTTGAAGCCCGTGACAGCTGCTAGAGGCGTGTTTGCCTTGCTGTTGCATCACTGCATACAAGAGGTTTAGGTAAATTGTGCGTGAGATGCTTGTTTATAAATCGAGTCactttaacgtttttttttttaaaagagttaCAAATAACTTGGATGCATGTCGTGCGTAAATGACTAAACCTCCTTTAAACAGCGAAGACTCTGAAGCTCAGCTTGACGCACTGAGTCATGTTTAAATATGGGTTTGGGCTGTCTGAGAGAGCTGACAGGTGAAGGTATGTCAGTAATACGTACCTTCATGGTGAAAGCTTCTAATTGTGTTGGCCTTGCTGGCGGCCCTCTCTGCGTGCTTCCCCATGCTCTTGGTTCGCTTAGTGCTGTGGTCTCCGTTCGCAGAGTGCATGTGGTAAAGGTCCACCATATACTGTGGCACCACAGCGTGTTTGCTGGGGGTGGGTCTGCGCCCCAACCCGAACATGTTGAGAAGCCGAAGCTCAAACTCGTTGAGGAAGCTCTCCGACCGCTCCGGGCTCTGCTTGCCAGATTCGCTGTACTTCCTCCGGCCGACCTCGGGGATGAGTCCCGCAGCACCTTCCAGCAACACCTGAGCGAGCAGCAGTACCATGAGAGAGCGGACCACGGCGACCATGATCAGTCAGTCCCTGCGGAAAGAGTTGGGCTGTGTCAGAGCGCACGCACGGAAGTATTGACATGCAGGTAGTCACATTAGGGGCTTCCCAAACACTTTGTGATCTCCTCCATACAGTCGGAACGGGAGACACCTCTTCACTTTGAAGTAGAACAGAGACAACCCCACAGGCTACGCTGCGCCTCTGACAGAAGTCGGGGCTTAACATGAACTCATTCATAAGAATATCAAGGCGAAAAATTAATGACATaggtggataaaaaaaaaaaaaatcaaagcatttcACGGGTGGGAAAAGGCTGCAGACACAAGGTCTCCAGTTAGAAGCGATAAGAAACCTTGTTCGATGGtgtgatatataaaaaaagaaaagaaaagagaggagTGCAGAGTGAAAGATCACAAGCAGTATTAGGGAGAAGAAAAGAGATTATAATATGCACAGCAGCGGCGGCTTTACAGTCAGACGGTGTTGTTTGCAGAGGCTTTGACGGTCATGTAATCATAATGGGTAGAGTTACTTCAAGAGGTTTGCAGGTGTTAGATCTGACGTGCATACCAGAACCAGATGTAGTCTGGTTAAAGCACacgaaaaacacacaaaaaaaaccaaacaaaacaaaaaatactctAATGTTCTCTTAGCGCTATGATTTTCATCTAAAAATCTTTCTTGTATAAGTTCTTTATTGTTCTATAAAGGGCGCATTTACGCACGCAACCTCCAGTCATTTCTTGGAAAAGGAGAATAAAAGACAAAGTGTAAAGCAAACTTTTCGTGGAGGAATTATTTCACAAATTTTCAAAGGGTTCCTTTAATAGTCTGACACGCTAAACAAATCCATTAGTTCCTCTTTACCTGACGAGAAAGCGCTGTGTCCGGTCGTCGTTCCACCTTTGAGCTGCGATAAATTCCACATTAATTCGTGTTTAATCCACGCTGCTTCTCCTTGGGGGACCAACGACAGCCCATGTCGATGACCGATTGCCCTTCGCACATATCCTCACCAGCTGCGAGTTGAGTTAGGTCTTGGTCAGTGTTTACGCAGAGACAAAAATAAGTATGTTAAGTCTATAAGGAAACGGCTACGCGTTGGCATAGTCGAGGAAAGTGTGAGGAATCTTGACTGCACATCTTAAAAAGAGACCAAGAGTTCGCTGAAGTCAAAAACGGAGCGGTGCTGGAGTTGGAGAGAGACGCGCACTGAAGTATCAGCCCTCTGTAACTCCTTGCGAGTGTGCCGCACCGCAGTGCTTCTATTGATTGGTGCCTTCTTCCTCCTGTGACTCTTTTTGTCCTACAATGATGTCACACTTAAATTCAAGCACCAACCTACTTTTCATGAGCGCGACCCCACAGAGCATCGTTTTTTTTAAGGATCGAAACCTCATTGTAGAAAAAGAAATACCCCCACAAAAATCTATCACATAAATTAATAATTACCCTTTATATTTAGAACATTCTGTTTCACCTtctaacatctttaaaaaagcatCTGCAACACAGTCTTAAAGATGTGGTGTGTTGTAGTTTATTTAACCGTAAAATTAGGTAAATTCCTCTGGTTTCATGGAAGTATCATTGATCAAGCGTTGGCAAGGTTGGTAACAAACTTGTTTGCTTGTTGGATTTAGGACAacagataaaaaacacaatgagGAGTTGCCAGGACCATCCTAAAAATGTTCTTGAGCCTTGGACAGATTGGGCCCATAAATGATATTGGGGTGGCACACATGGTAGAA
The genomic region above belongs to Fundulus heteroclitus isolate FHET01 unplaced genomic scaffold, MU-UCD_Fhet_4.1 scaffold_76, whole genome shotgun sequence and contains:
- the bmp2b gene encoding bone morphogenetic protein 2b; the protein is MVAVVRSLMVLLLAQVLLEGAAGLIPEVGRRKYSESGKQSPERSESFLNEFELRLLNMFGLGRRPTPSKHAVVPQYMVDLYHMHSANGDHSTKRTKSMGKHAERAASKANTIRSFHHEESMEALASLKGKTTQQFYFNLTSIPKEELISSAELRIYRDQVIGAAPPKNGSSAGGALAGGLHRINIYEIFGVPVGSNSTDPLVRLLDTRLVQDSLSRWESFDVSPAVSQWTSGNGPNHGFMVEVLHPEQGETDAEHSQRRKRHVRVSRSLHQDQDSWPQARPLLVTYGHDGRGDSVLHTRKKRQAAIRKQRRKHQHKASCKRHTLYVDFSDVQWNEWIVAPPGYHAYYCQGECPFPLPDHLNATNHAIVQTLVNSVNSNIPRACCVPTELSPISLLYLDEYEKVILKNYQDMVVEGCGCR